The following nucleotide sequence is from Halogeometricum borinquense DSM 11551.
ACCCAGCGGTCGGTGCCGTTGAAATTCCTCGATGCCCTCGACGCACGTGTCTCTCGCCCCCGTGATGTGGCGCTCGTTTCGGGGCTTTCGATTCCGTTCGTCTTCATCGCGGAACTGCTGGCTATCGCCGTGCTGTTCGTCCTTCCCGTCGAACTGACTGTTCCCGTCCTCCTCGTTTTCGTCGCGCTCATTGAGGAGGCGGCAAAGAGCCTCCACGTCTACGCGGCGTTCGAGAAGGCTCGGTTCGAGCGGACGACCCGGACAGCACTGGTTTTGGGCGCACTCTCGGGGTTCGGCTTCTTCGTCGCCGAGAAGTTCACCGCCGTCGCGCAAATCGTCGGTCTTCCCGAGTTGACACTTGGACGGGCCGCACTCGGTCCCGCCGGTGTCGGTCTCGATATCGGCGTCCTGCCAGCGGTTGGGTTACTCCTCGCGCCGCTGGTTCTCCACGTCGTCACAGCAGGCATCTCCGCCGTCGGTGCATCGCGCGGGAAACGGTGGTACGCCGCGTCATTCGTCGGCGCGGTGGCGGTTCACGCCGCCTACAACCTCACGGTGGTGAACGCCCTTGCGTGATCCGCGCGCGACGATTGCCAAACGCGAACTCTCGACGCTTCGCAAGGAGAAGACAATCGTGCTTGCGCTCGTCCTGCAAGTGTTTATCGCGGCGTTTTCGTCGTTCCTCGTCGTCGGTCTCGTCTCGCTGTACGATCCCGGACAGACCGGAGAGTACGGGGTTGACGTAGCAATCGCTGGCGATGCGTCCGAGGAACTCGTGCAGGCCGCAACCGATGTTTCCGGCGTGAATCCGACCGTCTATTCCGACGAGTCGGCGGCGATGCGCGCGTTCGAATCCCCCTCGAAGACCGGAATTGATGCGGTGTTAGTCGGTGAGTCACGCGACGGCAGGGTGTTCGTCTCAGCGACGGTGCCGGACTCGAACGTCCAGACGACGGTCGTCGTCGTCCAACTTCGCGACGTGCTTCGGTCGCTCGAACGGTCAGAGCGCATCGAGCGTGCGGAGTCGTTGGAGACGCTTCCGGTCCAACTCCCGCCGGAGACGCAGTCGAGTCCGTACTACGGCTTCACATACACCGTTCTCGTACCGCTTTTGCTCTTCCTGCCGGTGTTCATCAGCGGGTCGCTCACGGTGGACTCGTTGACCGAAGAGCGAGAGCGCGGCACGCTGGAACTGCTCCGCGTCGCGCCCGTCTCACTCCGCGAAATCGTGGACGGCAAACTGCTCGCCGCGACGGCACTCGCGCCCGCGCAGGCGGCGCTGTGGCTCGTCCTTCTTGGATTCAATGGGACGCGAGTAGCGAGTCCGGTGATGCTTCTCGTTCTCGTCGCGGCGCTCTCGACGCTCGTCTGCTCACTCGCGGCGGCGACGGCGTTACTCTCGCCTGACCGTCGCTCTGCACAGTTCCTCTACTCCATCGGCGTGCTGTTCGTCTTCGGCGGCACCACGCTGTTTCCGAACAACCCTGTGAACACGGCGGCCAGACTCGCTATCGGTAGTGCCGATGCGTCCGCGCCGTTCGTCGTCGCCGCATACGCCGTCGGCGGTATCGGCATCTACGTCGCGCTTCGGTATCTCGTTGGCGACGTCAACGCGAACGCGCTCTGACCTCTCGCCGGTTCGTTCTCACATTGTTTTGACTCCGCTGAAGCGGAACGCACACAAACCCGGAGTACGCACGGTCACACATGGGAATCGGAGGCACGGCGAAGAAGCTCCAGAAAGTGGCCGAGATGGCCGAAGACGTATACGCTCGACTGAACGAACTCCGCGAACAACTGGCTGAGATGCGGCAGACAGCCCAAGAGACGCGGGAGAGAATAGATCGACTGGAGACTGAGAACGCCGAACAGCGCGCACTGCTCGAGGCGCTTGCTGAGCAAGAGGGAATCGACGTGGAAGCAGTGACCGCCAACGCACACATCCACGAGGCGGAGTCGGACGCCGACGACGCGGCGAGCGACTCCTCCGAAGAGACGGCTGACGGGGCGGCAGACGCCGCTGACGCGGACGATTCAACCGGCGGGAACTGACACGCTCGACACGTTTCGACACGCTTCGTTCTCTCTTATCGCGTTTGCACTGTAGTCCGGGCAACTGACACCGGACGTGCATGGTAACTTTGAGGTGTGGGGGAAACATTTGCCAGCGCATGACCACCCATCGAGAACCGCTGTCTTCGGTCCTCGAAACTGTCGGTGAGACACCGCTCGTCCGCGTTCACGCCTCGCCGGACGAGGCACCGGTGTACGCCAAGTTGGAGTCGTTCAACCCGGGCGCGAGCATCAAAGATCGCATCGGGAAGTACATGCTCGAACGGATGCTCGAAGACGGCACGCTCCCCGAGGGCGGCACCGTAATCGAACCCACGGCGGGGAACACCGGCATCGGCATTGCCGTCGCCGCGGGCCAGCTCGATGTCGAAGCCGTGTTCGTCGTCCCCGAACGTTTCAGCCTCGAGAAACAGCAACTCATGCGCGCGCTCGGCGCGACCGTCGTCAACACGCCCACCGAAGACGGGATGGGCGGCGCGATAGACCGCGCACACGAACTGGCTGAGGAAGTGGACGACGCCGTCGTCCCCCAGCAGTTCTCGAACCCGCTGAACACCGAAGCGCACTACGAGACGACGGGACCGGAAATCTACGACGCACTCGACGGCGAAGTGGGAGC
It contains:
- a CDS encoding ABC transporter permease; the protein is MRDPRATIAKRELSTLRKEKTIVLALVLQVFIAAFSSFLVVGLVSLYDPGQTGEYGVDVAIAGDASEELVQAATDVSGVNPTVYSDESAAMRAFESPSKTGIDAVLVGESRDGRVFVSATVPDSNVQTTVVVVQLRDVLRSLERSERIERAESLETLPVQLPPETQSSPYYGFTYTVLVPLLLFLPVFISGSLTVDSLTEERERGTLELLRVAPVSLREIVDGKLLAATALAPAQAALWLVLLGFNGTRVASPVMLLVLVAALSTLVCSLAAATALLSPDRRSAQFLYSIGVLFVFGGTTLFPNNPVNTAARLAIGSADASAPFVVAAYAVGGIGIYVALRYLVGDVNANAL
- a CDS encoding DUF5798 family protein, with the translated sequence MGIGGTAKKLQKVAEMAEDVYARLNELREQLAEMRQTAQETRERIDRLETENAEQRALLEALAEQEGIDVEAVTANAHIHEAESDADDAASDSSEETADGAADAADADDSTGGN
- a CDS encoding PLP-dependent cysteine synthase family protein — its product is MTTHREPLSSVLETVGETPLVRVHASPDEAPVYAKLESFNPGASIKDRIGKYMLERMLEDGTLPEGGTVIEPTAGNTGIGIAVAAGQLDVEAVFVVPERFSLEKQQLMRALGATVVNTPTEDGMGGAIDRAHELAEEVDDAVVPQQFSNPLNTEAHYETTGPEIYDALDGEVGAIVAGCGTAGTLMGIARYALEQDSETYVAAVEPAGSLYSTVLGEDAEEDPYKTEGIGTHDPTTNELFDPELVDEVIQIPDENAHAEVQRLAGEEGHLVASSAAAASLAARDVAERIRDGEIDAPHDSVATIFPDSSERYLSKGIYGDFESWEG